The following are from one region of the Priestia filamentosa genome:
- a CDS encoding sugar-binding transcriptional regulator, protein MYSIIQLQKKLIPDLLPLLERRYQILLYIRLMQPIGRRNLAVSLNITERVLRGEVTFLKEQNLIHVQATGMTLTHEGETLLTQLEDSMKEVSGASLLERTIKEAFSLSEVIVVSGDSDLSPWVKKEMGRASVACLKKYLAPEENIVAVTGGTTLASVAEMMTPHVKNHKITFVPARGGLGENVKNQANTICAKMAERSSQDYRLLHVPDQLSDDTYRSMIEEPLIQDMLHLIRSSNIILHGIGEAMTMAKRRQTSESDLNKIKNGHAVGEAFGYYFDQNGKIVHKVKTIGIQLDDLNHNKYVIAVAGGSTKAKAIKAFLNQARNSILITDEGAAKELARDLIF, encoded by the coding sequence ATGTATTCGATTATTCAATTACAGAAAAAACTAATACCAGATCTTCTACCTTTGCTTGAAAGACGTTACCAAATTTTGTTGTACATACGGTTAATGCAACCAATTGGTCGCCGTAACTTAGCTGTAAGCCTTAACATTACAGAGCGAGTATTGCGGGGGGAAGTGACCTTTTTAAAAGAACAAAATTTGATTCATGTTCAAGCAACAGGCATGACGCTTACACATGAAGGGGAAACGTTACTCACGCAATTAGAAGATAGCATGAAAGAAGTTTCAGGTGCTTCCTTATTGGAAAGAACAATTAAAGAAGCCTTTTCTTTATCAGAAGTAATTGTCGTTTCTGGCGATAGTGATCTCTCCCCATGGGTGAAAAAAGAAATGGGAAGAGCAAGCGTTGCTTGTTTGAAAAAATACCTTGCACCCGAAGAAAACATTGTCGCTGTTACAGGGGGGACAACTCTTGCTTCCGTAGCAGAGATGATGACGCCTCATGTAAAAAACCATAAAATCACTTTCGTTCCTGCACGAGGTGGGCTTGGTGAAAATGTAAAAAACCAAGCAAATACAATTTGTGCCAAGATGGCGGAGCGTTCTTCTCAAGATTACCGTCTCTTGCATGTTCCAGATCAGCTTAGTGATGACACGTATCGCTCGATGATTGAAGAACCTTTAATTCAAGACATGCTTCATCTTATTCGATCATCCAACATTATTCTCCATGGTATTGGAGAAGCGATGACAATGGCAAAAAGACGCCAAACATCAGAAAGTGATTTAAATAAGATCAAAAATGGACATGCTGTTGGAGAAGCTTTCGGGTACTATTTTGACCAAAACGGAAAAATTGTACACAAAGTAAAAACAATAGGCATACAGCTTGACGATTTGAACCACAATAAATATGTTATTGCAGTCGCAGGAGGTTCAACGAAGGCAAAAGCGATTAAGGCTTTTCTTAATCAAGCGCGCAATTCCATCCTCATAACGGATGAAGGCGCAGCAAAAGAGTTAGCGAGAGATCTAATATTTTAG
- a CDS encoding glutaredoxin family protein, with protein MKIILYSKKGCHLCDIAKDLLMVFQKKIKYEFEEKDIYEEDFLVEKYGLMIPVVEINGDVVAYGKVTKDDLMPFFSR; from the coding sequence ATGAAAATTATTTTATATTCGAAAAAAGGTTGTCACTTATGTGATATAGCAAAAGATCTTTTAATGGTTTTTCAGAAAAAAATCAAGTATGAATTTGAAGAAAAAGACATATACGAAGAAGACTTTTTAGTTGAAAAATATGGATTAATGATTCCAGTAGTAGAAATTAATGGAGATGTTGTGGCATATGGTAAAGTAACAAAAGACGACCTCATGCCCTTTTTCTCTAGATAG
- the rpoN gene encoding RNA polymerase factor sigma-54, with protein MEPSLWQQQTLKLHMSTELSQAISLLQFSTADLFEFLQEKALQNPLIQINDFHGAFSKRKHYSSSSEQLPVKERKGTLEDYLIAQMRDMKITGEEARILQHLIYSLNSNGYLQETTDELASLLAIDVEKVEEMVSVLQQFEPIGVGAHSLAECLWIQLDYVGEGTEEDYIILTEYFDQFAFKKWKAIEKETSINLCAIQELQKKVLKLNPRPGAAYERVSDAYVTPDFIVKQKASGKLIVLRNNDYNYDIQMDKMYKRGAASSTNKEVQAYLKEHYKEFSWLSKGIETRRETLGKIMESLLVLQKSFFLDGPTNMKPLTLRELADFIDVHESTVSRAVKNKYVQTPFGTYPMQYFFTTSIAKGLEETSSISVKTAIKHIVQNEDKSKPLSDKKIVSKLKEQYEVSISRRTVAKYREQLNILASSLRKTY; from the coding sequence ATGGAGCCTTCTTTATGGCAACAACAAACGCTAAAACTTCATATGTCAACAGAATTGTCACAGGCAATTTCACTTCTTCAGTTTTCAACAGCTGATCTTTTTGAGTTTCTGCAGGAGAAAGCGTTGCAGAATCCCCTTATTCAAATTAATGATTTTCATGGAGCTTTTTCTAAAAGAAAACACTACTCTTCAAGCTCTGAACAATTGCCTGTTAAAGAACGCAAAGGTACGTTAGAAGATTATTTGATAGCTCAAATGCGTGACATGAAAATCACAGGAGAAGAAGCTAGGATTCTACAACACCTTATTTATAGCTTAAATAGCAATGGGTATTTGCAGGAAACTACTGATGAGCTAGCTAGTTTGCTTGCTATTGACGTTGAAAAAGTAGAAGAAATGGTAAGCGTACTACAGCAGTTCGAACCAATAGGGGTAGGTGCACACAGTTTAGCGGAATGTTTATGGATTCAGCTTGACTATGTTGGAGAAGGAACAGAAGAGGATTATATTATCCTTACCGAGTATTTTGATCAATTTGCTTTTAAGAAATGGAAAGCTATTGAAAAAGAGACTAGTATTAACCTTTGTGCCATTCAGGAATTGCAAAAAAAAGTGTTGAAGCTAAACCCAAGGCCAGGTGCTGCGTATGAACGAGTGAGTGATGCATATGTTACGCCAGATTTTATTGTTAAGCAAAAGGCGAGTGGAAAACTTATAGTACTGCGAAACAATGATTATAACTATGATATCCAAATGGATAAAATGTATAAAAGAGGCGCAGCTTCGTCTACCAATAAGGAAGTTCAAGCTTATTTAAAGGAGCATTACAAAGAATTTAGCTGGCTTAGCAAAGGTATTGAAACAAGAAGAGAAACATTAGGTAAAATCATGGAGAGTTTATTAGTATTACAAAAATCATTTTTCTTAGATGGACCAACAAATATGAAACCGCTAACATTAAGAGAACTTGCAGATTTTATTGATGTGCATGAATCAACAGTAAGCAGGGCGGTAAAAAATAAATATGTGCAAACACCTTTTGGAACCTATCCAATGCAGTATTTTTTCACTACAAGCATCGCAAAGGGGCTTGAAGAAACTTCTTCGATCTCTGTAAAGACTGCTATTAAGCATATCGTACAGAATGAAGATAAAAGTAAACCTTTGTCAGATAAGAAGATTGTTTCAAAATTAAAAGAACAATATGAAGTTTCCATTTCACGCCGTACAGTTGCAAAATATCGTGAACAGCTTAATATTTTGGCTTCCTCATTACGAAAAACGTATTAG
- the clpP gene encoding ATP-dependent Clp endopeptidase proteolytic subunit ClpP → MNLIPTVIEQTNRGERAYDIYSRLLKDRIIMLGSAIDDNVANSIVSQLLFLTAEDPEKDISLYINSPGGSITAGMAIYDTMQFIQPKVSTICIGMAASMGAFLLAAGEKGKRFALPNSEVMIHQPLGGAQGQATEIEIAAKRILFLRDKLNHILADRTGQPLEVIERDTDRDNFMTADRAMEYGLIDKVLTKDPSAK, encoded by the coding sequence ATGAATCTAATTCCTACAGTTATTGAACAAACGAACCGTGGTGAGCGCGCATACGATATCTACTCTCGTCTTTTAAAAGACCGTATCATTATGCTTGGTAGTGCTATCGATGATAATGTAGCAAACTCTATCGTATCACAGCTGCTTTTCTTAACAGCAGAAGATCCTGAAAAAGATATCTCTCTTTATATTAACAGTCCTGGTGGATCAATTACAGCAGGTATGGCTATTTACGATACAATGCAGTTTATTCAGCCAAAAGTATCAACAATCTGCATTGGCATGGCTGCTTCTATGGGAGCATTTTTACTTGCCGCAGGTGAAAAGGGTAAACGTTTTGCTCTTCCAAACAGTGAAGTTATGATTCACCAACCATTAGGTGGAGCTCAAGGACAAGCAACAGAAATTGAAATTGCTGCTAAACGTATTCTTTTCTTGCGTGACAAACTAAACCACATTTTAGCTGATCGTACTGGTCAACCACTTGAAGTTATTGAGCGTGACACAGACCGTGATAACTTTATGACTGCTGATCGTGCAATGGAATATGGATTAATTGATAAAGTATTAACAAAAGATCCATCAGCTAAGTAA
- a CDS encoding HPr family phosphocarrier protein has translation MVEREIDIRLKTGLQARPAALFVQEANRFKSDVFLEKEGRKINAKSIMGLMSLALNSGAVVNLIASGDDEEEAVEALANFVQKKD, from the coding sequence ATGGTGGAAAGAGAAATTGATATACGTTTAAAAACGGGCTTACAAGCAAGGCCTGCAGCACTTTTTGTTCAGGAAGCAAACCGATTCAAGTCGGATGTCTTTCTTGAGAAAGAGGGAAGAAAGATTAATGCTAAAAGTATTATGGGATTAATGAGTTTGGCCCTAAATTCAGGGGCTGTTGTTAATCTTATTGCTTCTGGAGATGATGAAGAAGAAGCAGTTGAAGCTCTAGCAAACTTCGTTCAAAAAAAAGATTAG
- the whiA gene encoding DNA-binding protein WhiA, which produces MSFASVTKKELTNIEVKECCAKAQLSALIRMNGSMSFANRKVVVDIQTENAAIARRIYVLLKQSYDIAVELLVRKKMRLKKNNVYIVRMKEKARFILQDLHIIEEGFTFVRTISQELVKKKCCKRAYLRGAFLAGGSVNNPETSSYHLEISSLYKEHNDSLCELMNVFDLNSKTLERKKGFITYLKEAEKITEFLNIIGAHNALLRFEDVRIVRDMRNSVNRLVNCETANLNKTIGAALRQVENIRYIEETVGLDVLPEKLKEIAQLRVAYQDVTLKELGEMVSGSKISKSGINHRLRKIDEIANRLRLGESLEEVQT; this is translated from the coding sequence ATGTCATTTGCTTCGGTTACTAAAAAAGAGCTAACAAATATTGAAGTAAAAGAATGTTGTGCAAAAGCACAGTTATCTGCACTGATTCGAATGAATGGCTCCATGTCATTTGCAAATCGCAAAGTTGTTGTAGATATTCAAACTGAAAATGCAGCCATTGCAAGAAGAATTTATGTTTTGTTAAAACAAAGTTATGACATTGCAGTAGAACTGCTTGTTCGGAAAAAAATGAGATTGAAAAAGAACAATGTTTATATTGTACGAATGAAAGAGAAAGCCCGCTTCATTCTTCAAGATTTGCATATTATTGAAGAAGGATTTACATTTGTCCGGACTATCTCACAAGAGTTAGTAAAGAAAAAGTGCTGCAAACGAGCGTATTTAAGGGGCGCATTTTTAGCAGGAGGTTCCGTTAACAATCCAGAAACTTCTTCTTATCATTTAGAGATTTCATCTCTTTATAAAGAACACAATGATTCTCTTTGTGAGCTTATGAATGTCTTTGACTTAAATAGTAAAACATTAGAGCGAAAAAAAGGATTTATTACGTATTTGAAAGAAGCTGAGAAGATTACTGAGTTCTTGAATATAATTGGAGCTCATAATGCACTGCTTCGATTTGAGGATGTTCGAATTGTCCGAGACATGCGTAACTCTGTTAATAGGCTTGTGAATTGTGAAACAGCCAATTTGAATAAAACAATTGGAGCAGCTCTTCGACAAGTAGAGAACATTCGTTACATTGAAGAGACAGTTGGGCTAGATGTTTTGCCGGAAAAACTGAAAGAAATTGCCCAGCTACGAGTGGCTTACCAAGATGTAACGCTAAAAGAGTTAGGGGAAATGGTTTCAGGTTCAAAAATCAGTAAATCCGGCATTAACCATCGATTGCGTAAAATTGATGAAATTGCCAACAGGTTACGATTAGGAGAGTCATTAGAAGAGGTGCAAACTTAA
- a CDS encoding gluconeogenesis factor YvcK family protein, which translates to MTTAHPKVVVIGGGTGLPVLLRGLKYYPIDITAIVTVADDGGSSGRLREELGIPAPGDIRNVLVALSRVEPLVEDLFQHRFSSGDQLTGHALGNLILAAMTSITGNFVHAIQEMSKVLNVSGNVLPSANKSVMLHAKMEDGTVVSGESMIPQAEKTIDRVFLTPETIEPVEETIEAIREADIVVLGPGSLFTSIIPNLLVPQIAEELCKSAAKKIYVCNVMTQLGETHDYKASDHVLAMYKHVPSPFLNTIIVHNGEIPKEIQTKYKEEKAIPVDYDRRTLEKLGLHVIADDFIQYDGDVIRHNTRKVAQTIFSLLHQE; encoded by the coding sequence ATGACTACAGCACATCCAAAGGTTGTTGTAATTGGAGGAGGAACAGGGTTACCTGTTTTACTAAGAGGGTTGAAATACTATCCAATTGATATTACAGCAATCGTTACTGTCGCAGATGATGGAGGAAGTTCAGGCAGGCTGCGGGAAGAGCTAGGTATTCCCGCACCTGGTGATATTCGCAATGTTCTTGTAGCGCTTTCACGTGTAGAACCTCTTGTGGAAGACCTTTTTCAACATCGATTTTCAAGTGGGGACCAGTTAACAGGTCATGCGCTAGGTAACCTGATTCTAGCAGCGATGACATCTATAACTGGAAATTTTGTGCATGCAATCCAAGAAATGAGTAAAGTGCTTAATGTGAGTGGAAATGTGCTTCCTTCAGCTAATAAGAGTGTTATGCTGCATGCAAAGATGGAAGATGGTACTGTTGTCTCAGGAGAATCTATGATTCCCCAAGCAGAGAAAACGATTGATCGTGTTTTCTTAACCCCAGAAACAATAGAGCCTGTTGAAGAAACTATCGAAGCTATTCGAGAAGCAGATATTGTTGTATTAGGTCCAGGGAGTTTATTTACAAGCATTATTCCTAATTTACTTGTTCCACAGATTGCTGAAGAGCTTTGTAAATCAGCCGCTAAAAAAATCTATGTTTGTAATGTAATGACACAGCTTGGAGAAACGCATGATTATAAAGCTAGTGATCATGTATTAGCTATGTATAAACATGTTCCAAGTCCTTTTTTAAATACAATTATTGTCCATAATGGAGAAATTCCTAAAGAAATTCAGACTAAATACAAAGAAGAAAAAGCTATTCCCGTTGACTATGATCGAAGAACGTTGGAAAAACTAGGTCTACATGTTATTGCAGACGATTTTATTCAATATGATGGAGACGTTATTCGACATAATACAAGAAAAGTAGCACAAACCATTTTCTCGCTACTTCATCAAGAATAA
- the rapZ gene encoding RNase adapter RapZ, translating to MSINSSQEVQLVIITGMSGAGKTVVVQSFEDLGFFCVDNLPPTLIPKFLELMKESNGKMNKVAVVMDLRGREFFDSLFQALDHLDETSWITPQILFLDAKDNVLVQRYKETRRSHPLAKTGMPLDGIQLERELLDDLKGRAQIILDTSDLKPRELREKVITQFSTNNSQVFSVNFVSFGFKYGLPIDADLVFDVRFLPNPHYIDSLRPKTGLQEEVSSYVLKWNDTQKFLEKLIDLLKLMLPQYKREGKSQLIVAIGCTGGQHRSVTLAEYLAKVFEGDFKTNPLHRDIERRKQK from the coding sequence ATGAGCATTAATTCTTCACAAGAAGTTCAGTTAGTAATTATTACAGGAATGTCTGGTGCGGGGAAGACAGTTGTTGTGCAAAGCTTTGAAGATTTAGGGTTCTTTTGTGTTGACAATCTTCCGCCAACGCTTATTCCTAAGTTCTTGGAGCTTATGAAGGAGTCTAACGGAAAAATGAATAAAGTAGCTGTTGTCATGGACTTAAGAGGACGCGAGTTCTTTGATAGTTTATTTCAGGCACTTGATCACCTTGATGAAACATCTTGGATTACGCCTCAAATTTTATTCTTAGATGCAAAAGATAATGTTCTTGTTCAACGCTATAAGGAGACAAGACGTTCTCATCCTCTTGCCAAAACAGGCATGCCGCTTGATGGGATTCAGCTTGAACGAGAGTTATTGGATGATCTAAAGGGAAGAGCTCAAATCATTTTAGATACATCGGATTTAAAGCCACGCGAGCTTCGAGAAAAAGTAATAACGCAGTTTTCAACAAATAATTCTCAAGTATTTAGCGTGAATTTTGTTTCATTTGGTTTCAAATATGGTCTTCCTATTGATGCTGATTTAGTTTTTGATGTTCGTTTTTTACCAAACCCACATTATATTGATTCGCTTCGTCCTAAAACAGGACTTCAAGAAGAAGTGTCTTCTTACGTACTAAAATGGAATGATACTCAAAAGTTTCTTGAAAAGCTTATCGATCTTTTAAAGCTTATGCTTCCACAGTATAAACGCGAAGGAAAAAGTCAGCTTATTGTTGCAATCGGATGTACAGGAGGTCAGCATCGTTCTGTTACTTTAGCTGAGTATCTTGCCAAAGTTTTTGAAGGAGATTTCAAAACAAATCCACTGCATCGAGATATTGAGAGGAGAAAACAGAAGTAA
- a CDS encoding 8-oxo-dGTP diphosphatase, which yields MQRVTNCVLLKNDKILLLQKPRRNWWVAPGGKMEQGESVKDSVVREFREETGVYLKNPTVKGIFTFVIKEGNEVVSEWMMFTFLATEFDGTNVLESEEGKLSWHKLDVVNELPMAPGDHHIIDYVAKGSGMIYGNFTYTKDFELLSYRIDPS from the coding sequence ATGCAGCGTGTAACAAACTGTGTCTTATTAAAAAATGATAAAATTCTTCTTCTCCAAAAACCACGCCGCAACTGGTGGGTTGCTCCTGGAGGGAAGATGGAACAGGGGGAATCTGTAAAGGATTCTGTTGTTCGTGAATTTAGAGAAGAAACAGGTGTTTATTTAAAAAATCCAACAGTAAAAGGGATTTTTACATTTGTTATTAAAGAAGGAAATGAAGTTGTGTCAGAATGGATGATGTTTACCTTTTTAGCAACTGAATTTGATGGAACAAATGTCCTTGAATCTGAGGAAGGCAAGCTGTCTTGGCATAAGCTTGATGTTGTTAATGAGCTTCCAATGGCTCCTGGAGACCATCATATTATTGACTATGTTGCAAAAGGATCTGGCATGATCTACGGAAATTTCACATATACAAAAGACTTTGAGCTTCTTTCTTATAGAATCGATCCTTCATAG
- the trxB gene encoding thioredoxin-disulfide reductase → MFLIPYTIRISKCISEEGVEEMSEEKIYDVIIIGAGPAGMTAAVYTSRANLSTLMIERGVPGGQMANTEDVENYPGYENILGPDLSNKMFEHAKKFGAEYAYGDIKEVIDGKEYKTVVAGSKEYKARAIIIGTGAEYKKIGVPGEKELSGRGVSYCAVCDGAFFKNKELIVVGGGDSAVEEGVYLTRFASKVTIIHRRDELRAQKILQKRAFDNEKVDFIWNHTVKEIHEGEGKVGKVTLINTVTGEESEKDTDGVFIYIGMVPLSKPFESLGITNEEGYIETNERMETKVPGIFAAGDVREKSLRQIVTATGDGSIAAQSIQHYVEELQEELQSAK, encoded by the coding sequence ATGTTTCTAATACCTTATACGATAAGAATAAGTAAATGCATAAGTGAAGAAGGAGTGGAAGAAATGTCAGAAGAAAAAATTTATGATGTCATTATTATTGGAGCAGGTCCTGCAGGCATGACTGCTGCTGTATATACATCTCGTGCTAATCTTTCAACTTTAATGATTGAACGTGGGGTACCTGGTGGTCAAATGGCAAACACAGAAGATGTTGAAAACTACCCAGGATATGAAAATATTTTAGGTCCAGACCTTTCAAATAAAATGTTCGAACATGCTAAAAAGTTTGGAGCAGAATATGCTTATGGCGACATCAAAGAAGTTATTGATGGAAAAGAGTATAAAACTGTTGTAGCTGGAAGCAAAGAATACAAAGCTCGTGCAATCATTATTGGTACAGGGGCAGAGTATAAGAAAATTGGCGTTCCTGGTGAAAAAGAGCTTAGCGGACGCGGCGTTTCTTATTGCGCAGTTTGTGATGGAGCATTCTTTAAAAATAAAGAGCTTATTGTTGTTGGTGGAGGAGACTCTGCTGTTGAGGAAGGCGTATACTTAACACGCTTTGCTTCTAAAGTGACGATTATTCACCGCCGTGATGAGTTACGTGCTCAAAAGATTCTTCAAAAACGTGCGTTTGACAATGAAAAAGTAGACTTTATTTGGAATCATACTGTAAAAGAAATTCATGAAGGTGAAGGTAAAGTAGGCAAAGTTACGCTTATTAACACCGTGACAGGTGAGGAATCTGAAAAAGACACTGATGGTGTCTTCATCTACATCGGCATGGTTCCTTTATCTAAACCATTTGAGAGCTTAGGTATTACAAATGAAGAAGGCTATATTGAAACAAACGAACGTATGGAAACGAAAGTACCGGGAATTTTTGCTGCCGGAGACGTACGTGAAAAGTCACTTCGCCAAATTGTAACAGCAACAGGTGATGGAAGTATTGCTGCTCAAAGCATCCAACATTATGTAGAAGAGTTACAAGAAGAGCTACAATCTGCTAAGTAA
- a CDS encoding tetratricopeptide repeat protein encodes MEKNTRSEAAKVIPLVQTSEYFFDRGIKAYKRGNVKKAKRYIERVLQLEPENTVVLCQLAVILTDLGDYQQSNELLQSALQNANQESGYECHYFMANNYAYLGFFQEAKKHALQYINNEKNGRFSQAVEDLLEILSIEMDDIDEEENENEDRLIMQQEKAKLLLEMAQFEEAKELLHEIIEEHPEFWAAYNNLALAHFYTDEYEQAMIYVRKVLESNPGNLHALCNEAVFYFKTGKQDLLERQLTKLRVVYPISFDHRYKLGVTFAVIGEYSGAYRWLYSLYKKGAARDTTFLYWLSYSAYYIGHENLAKQAWEKLLVSSPEKKGEEPWNIAASTDSIQEVLHYIKQGEEEQFFGLYLLAQMENEERKTFLTKETEHFLYSPFLKTLSQDMLKSEELPRCLQIALTMKKSLQSEEEEKGIVYWYTLYNKARFTEIEMKNISAFAASVVYMFYQNLKRPVSQKKIAQEYGISLTTMSKYIKKIRSVSIVSV; translated from the coding sequence ATGGAGAAAAACACACGCTCAGAAGCGGCTAAAGTTATTCCGTTGGTTCAAACAAGCGAGTACTTTTTCGATAGAGGCATTAAAGCCTATAAAAGAGGAAACGTAAAGAAAGCAAAACGATATATAGAAAGAGTATTGCAACTTGAACCGGAAAATACGGTTGTGCTCTGTCAGCTAGCTGTAATTTTAACAGACTTAGGGGATTATCAGCAGTCAAATGAATTGCTACAATCTGCTTTGCAGAATGCAAATCAGGAATCAGGGTATGAATGCCATTATTTTATGGCAAATAATTATGCTTATCTTGGTTTTTTTCAAGAAGCAAAGAAACATGCACTTCAATATATAAATAATGAAAAAAATGGTCGATTTTCTCAAGCTGTTGAAGATTTATTAGAAATTTTATCAATTGAAATGGATGATATAGACGAAGAAGAGAATGAAAATGAAGATCGTCTTATTATGCAGCAAGAGAAAGCAAAACTATTGCTTGAAATGGCTCAATTTGAAGAAGCAAAAGAGCTTCTCCATGAGATTATTGAGGAACATCCAGAGTTTTGGGCTGCCTATAATAACTTAGCACTTGCTCATTTTTATACAGACGAATATGAACAAGCTATGATTTATGTACGAAAAGTCCTTGAAAGTAATCCAGGGAATCTGCATGCTCTTTGTAATGAAGCAGTTTTCTACTTTAAGACAGGAAAGCAAGACTTACTCGAGAGACAGCTTACAAAACTACGTGTTGTTTATCCTATCTCATTTGATCATCGCTATAAATTGGGCGTAACATTTGCTGTCATTGGGGAATATAGCGGAGCATATCGTTGGCTCTATAGCCTTTATAAAAAGGGAGCTGCACGAGATACAACATTTTTATATTGGTTGTCTTATTCCGCTTATTATATTGGACATGAAAACCTAGCAAAACAGGCATGGGAAAAGTTGCTTGTATCTTCTCCTGAAAAAAAGGGAGAAGAACCATGGAACATTGCAGCCTCAACGGATAGTATACAAGAGGTGCTTCATTATATAAAACAAGGTGAGGAAGAGCAGTTCTTTGGTCTTTATCTCTTAGCTCAAATGGAGAACGAAGAAAGAAAAACATTTCTAACAAAAGAAACAGAACACTTTCTCTATTCCCCGTTTTTGAAAACTCTTTCTCAGGATATGCTAAAGAGTGAGGAACTTCCCCGCTGTTTGCAAATTGCTTTAACAATGAAAAAAAGCTTGCAAAGCGAAGAAGAGGAAAAAGGAATTGTATATTGGTATACTCTTTACAACAAAGCGCGATTTACTGAGATTGAAATGAAAAATATCTCTGCTTTTGCTGCAAGTGTTGTATATATGTTTTATCAAAATCTAAAAAGACCAGTATCTCAGAAAAAAATTGCACAAGAGTATGGAATATCTCTTACAACAATGTCAAAATATATAAAGAAAATCCGTTCGGTAAGCATTGTTTCTGTCTAG
- the hisIE gene encoding bifunctional phosphoribosyl-AMP cyclohydrolase/phosphoribosyl-ATP diphosphatase HisIE, with protein sequence MNLEDVVFDEKGLVPAIVQDAISKEVLTLAYMNKESLEKSLETKETWFYSRSRQELWHKGETSGNTQKIVGMRYDCDGDALVVEVEINGPACHTGKYSCFNKELVEKKFASSYNRFAIINQLEQVIAAREQERPEGAYTTYLFEKGVDKILKKVGEEASEVIIAAKNRDPEELKWEAADLLYHLLVLLREQKLPLDEVLSVLEERHGS encoded by the coding sequence ATGAACCTAGAAGATGTTGTATTTGATGAAAAAGGACTTGTTCCAGCAATTGTCCAAGATGCAATAAGCAAAGAAGTCCTTACATTAGCATATATGAACAAGGAATCGTTGGAAAAATCTTTAGAGACAAAAGAAACTTGGTTCTATAGCCGTTCAAGACAAGAACTTTGGCATAAAGGAGAAACATCTGGCAATACTCAAAAAATTGTAGGAATGCGTTATGACTGTGACGGAGATGCTCTTGTTGTAGAAGTTGAAATTAATGGACCTGCTTGTCATACTGGAAAATATTCTTGTTTTAACAAGGAGCTTGTAGAGAAGAAGTTCGCCTCATCTTATAATCGCTTTGCTATTATTAATCAACTTGAACAAGTTATTGCAGCGCGTGAACAGGAACGTCCAGAAGGAGCTTATACAACGTATTTATTCGAAAAAGGCGTGGATAAAATTCTGAAAAAAGTCGGAGAAGAAGCTTCAGAAGTGATCATCGCTGCAAAGAATCGTGATCCTGAAGAGTTAAAATGGGAAGCAGCTGACCTACTTTATCACTTGCTCGTTCTTCTTCGCGAACAGAAGCTCCCGCTTGATGAAGTGCTTAGCGTTTTAGAAGAAAGACACGGATCATAA